The following proteins are encoded in a genomic region of Salminus brasiliensis chromosome 17, fSalBra1.hap2, whole genome shotgun sequence:
- the tbce gene encoding tubulin-specific chaperone E isoform X1, with protein sequence MCFHPAFTQLTTSRSPSEPYLGCVSSEMRIREAEKCGMAQQMPEDAVGRRVSCDGERGTVRYVGTVPPTTGLWLGVEWDNPERGKHDGSHEGVRYFTCRHPTGGSFVRPKKASFGVDLLTAVGLRYEMCLDQAIGEEVKISTKTVKMIGFESIMEKQRMENLTEIALINCEVSGPGPENEIKKNTPNAVSLDLSGNLLSSWEVVAAVTEQLEELQVLCLSHNQLSITSSPSSLSHAFARIKVLTLNNCAITWSQVLHCAPMWPNVEELFLNDNDISELQRPVDVLQGLKVLDLSNNGLVQESLPQIYNLYRLEMLNLSSTGLSTIHFSDTLPGNKTAMFPALKILLLDDNKITEWGVINELDKLRTLVQLSCKRNPLMDLEKNRETTRQLLIARIGQLEIVNRSQVLQEERRGAELDYCKKFGRAWLQAGGHSDPEKNHPSAEFIAEHPRYLTLIQKYGAPEEDELKEQKPFALKDQLLTITFECPEDTDRKPIQKKLPSSMMVQKVKGLLYRLLKLPGAELRLSYTSSKIEGKEVEIHNDLKPLQFYSIEDGDRILVRWF encoded by the exons ATGTGCTTTCACCCAGCGTTTACCCAACTAACTACCAGCCGATCCCCATCTGAACCTTATTTAGGATGTGTGTCGAGTGAGATGAGAATCAGAGAAGCAGAGAAGTGCGGAATGGCCCAGCAGATGCCCGAGGATGCAGTGGGTCGAAGAGTGTCCTGTGATGGCGAGAGAGGCACTGTAAGATATGTTGGAACGGTTCCCCCTACAACAG GTCTTTGGCTTGGTGTGGAGTGGGACAACCCCGAAAGAGGAAAGCATGACGGAAGCCATGAAGGAGTCCGCTACTTTACATGCAG GCACCCAACAGGGGGGTCCTTTGTGCGACCCAAAAAAGCCAGCTTTGGAGTGGACTTATTGACAGCTGTTGGGCTACGCTATGAGATGTGCCTGGACCAGGCTATTGGAGAAGAAGTGAAAATCTCTACCAAGACTGTGAAGATGATCGGTTTTGAATCCATCATGGAAAAACAGAG GATGGAGAATCTAACAGAAATAGCACTTATTAATTGTGAAGTGTCCGGTCCAGGCCCCGAAAATGAAATCAAGAAGAATACGCCCA ATGCCGTTTCTCTGGATCTTTCTGGAAATCTTCTAAGCTCCTGGGAGGTGGTGGCAGCTGTTACTGAGCAGCTAGAGGAACTACAAGTTCTCTGTCTGAG TCATAATCAACTGAGCATCACATCAAGCCCGTCCAGCCTCAGCCACGCCTTCGCCAGGATAAAAGTCTTGACCCTCAACAACTGTGCCATCACCTGGTCTCAG GTGCTCCACTGCGCCCCAATGTGGCCAAATGTAGAGGAGCTTTTTCTCAATGATAACGATATCAGTGAATTGCAGAG gCCTGTAGATGTTCTGCAGGGTTTGAAGGTGTTAGACTTGTCTAACAACGGTTTAGTTCAGGAGAGCTTACCACAAATATATAACCTATACAG GTTGGAGATGCTTAATCTTTCCAGTACAGGGCTGTCCACCATTCACTTCAGTGACACGTTACCAG GCAACAAGACGGCAATGTTTCCTGCCCTGAAGATCCTTTTGCTTGATGACAATAAAATAACGGAG TGGGGTGTGATTAATGAGCTGGATAAGCTGAGAACCTTGGTGCAGTTATCCTGTAAGAGGAATCCCCTGATGGATCTGGAAAAGAATCGCGAGACGACCCGGCAGCTCCTCATTGCGCGAATCGGCCAGCTGGAGATAGTCAATAggagtcag GTCCTGCAGGAAGAAAGGAGAGGTGCTGAGCTGGATTACTGTAAGAAGTTTGGACGAGCATGGTTGCAGGCTGGAGGCCACAGTGACCCAGAAAAGAACCATCCCAGTGCAGAGTTTATAGCGGAGCACCCCCGCTACCTTACCCTTATTCAGA AGTATGGTGCACCGGAAGAGGACGAGCTGAAGGAGCAGAAACCATTTGCACTAAAAGATCAGTTGTTGA CCATCACATTCGAGTGCCCTGAGGACACAGACAGGAAACCCATACAGAAGAAGCTTCCAA gTTCGATGATGGTTCAGAAAGTGAAGGGGCTGCTGTACAGACTGCTGAAGCTGCCAGGCGCCGAGCTCCGTCTCTCCTACACCAGCTCCAAG ATTGAAGGTAAAGAGGTGGAAATTCACAACGACCTGAAGCCTCTGCAGTTCTACTCTATAGAAGACGGGGACCGAATCCTGGTACGCTGGTTCTGA
- the tbce gene encoding tubulin-specific chaperone E isoform X2, translating to MRIREAEKCGMAQQMPEDAVGRRVSCDGERGTVRYVGTVPPTTGLWLGVEWDNPERGKHDGSHEGVRYFTCRHPTGGSFVRPKKASFGVDLLTAVGLRYEMCLDQAIGEEVKISTKTVKMIGFESIMEKQRMENLTEIALINCEVSGPGPENEIKKNTPNAVSLDLSGNLLSSWEVVAAVTEQLEELQVLCLSHNQLSITSSPSSLSHAFARIKVLTLNNCAITWSQVLHCAPMWPNVEELFLNDNDISELQRPVDVLQGLKVLDLSNNGLVQESLPQIYNLYRLEMLNLSSTGLSTIHFSDTLPGNKTAMFPALKILLLDDNKITEWGVINELDKLRTLVQLSCKRNPLMDLEKNRETTRQLLIARIGQLEIVNRSQVLQEERRGAELDYCKKFGRAWLQAGGHSDPEKNHPSAEFIAEHPRYLTLIQKYGAPEEDELKEQKPFALKDQLLTITFECPEDTDRKPIQKKLPSSMMVQKVKGLLYRLLKLPGAELRLSYTSSKIEGKEVEIHNDLKPLQFYSIEDGDRILVRWF from the exons ATGAGAATCAGAGAAGCAGAGAAGTGCGGAATGGCCCAGCAGATGCCCGAGGATGCAGTGGGTCGAAGAGTGTCCTGTGATGGCGAGAGAGGCACTGTAAGATATGTTGGAACGGTTCCCCCTACAACAG GTCTTTGGCTTGGTGTGGAGTGGGACAACCCCGAAAGAGGAAAGCATGACGGAAGCCATGAAGGAGTCCGCTACTTTACATGCAG GCACCCAACAGGGGGGTCCTTTGTGCGACCCAAAAAAGCCAGCTTTGGAGTGGACTTATTGACAGCTGTTGGGCTACGCTATGAGATGTGCCTGGACCAGGCTATTGGAGAAGAAGTGAAAATCTCTACCAAGACTGTGAAGATGATCGGTTTTGAATCCATCATGGAAAAACAGAG GATGGAGAATCTAACAGAAATAGCACTTATTAATTGTGAAGTGTCCGGTCCAGGCCCCGAAAATGAAATCAAGAAGAATACGCCCA ATGCCGTTTCTCTGGATCTTTCTGGAAATCTTCTAAGCTCCTGGGAGGTGGTGGCAGCTGTTACTGAGCAGCTAGAGGAACTACAAGTTCTCTGTCTGAG TCATAATCAACTGAGCATCACATCAAGCCCGTCCAGCCTCAGCCACGCCTTCGCCAGGATAAAAGTCTTGACCCTCAACAACTGTGCCATCACCTGGTCTCAG GTGCTCCACTGCGCCCCAATGTGGCCAAATGTAGAGGAGCTTTTTCTCAATGATAACGATATCAGTGAATTGCAGAG gCCTGTAGATGTTCTGCAGGGTTTGAAGGTGTTAGACTTGTCTAACAACGGTTTAGTTCAGGAGAGCTTACCACAAATATATAACCTATACAG GTTGGAGATGCTTAATCTTTCCAGTACAGGGCTGTCCACCATTCACTTCAGTGACACGTTACCAG GCAACAAGACGGCAATGTTTCCTGCCCTGAAGATCCTTTTGCTTGATGACAATAAAATAACGGAG TGGGGTGTGATTAATGAGCTGGATAAGCTGAGAACCTTGGTGCAGTTATCCTGTAAGAGGAATCCCCTGATGGATCTGGAAAAGAATCGCGAGACGACCCGGCAGCTCCTCATTGCGCGAATCGGCCAGCTGGAGATAGTCAATAggagtcag GTCCTGCAGGAAGAAAGGAGAGGTGCTGAGCTGGATTACTGTAAGAAGTTTGGACGAGCATGGTTGCAGGCTGGAGGCCACAGTGACCCAGAAAAGAACCATCCCAGTGCAGAGTTTATAGCGGAGCACCCCCGCTACCTTACCCTTATTCAGA AGTATGGTGCACCGGAAGAGGACGAGCTGAAGGAGCAGAAACCATTTGCACTAAAAGATCAGTTGTTGA CCATCACATTCGAGTGCCCTGAGGACACAGACAGGAAACCCATACAGAAGAAGCTTCCAA gTTCGATGATGGTTCAGAAAGTGAAGGGGCTGCTGTACAGACTGCTGAAGCTGCCAGGCGCCGAGCTCCGTCTCTCCTACACCAGCTCCAAG ATTGAAGGTAAAGAGGTGGAAATTCACAACGACCTGAAGCCTCTGCAGTTCTACTCTATAGAAGACGGGGACCGAATCCTGGTACGCTGGTTCTGA